One Glaciihabitans arcticus DNA window includes the following coding sequences:
- a CDS encoding LysM peptidoglycan-binding domain-containing protein codes for MARSTTLTAALVALLALTACTSPPPAPAETPERAVSAPEPVVVPVGEVARGELVSPDGSTSGSITVNFDGDGYFARLEDYETTYTGALSLGFTDELLAPGDCAYEKYQTAFALGSPWPDGEMRLEYADPSFFDTAVVIYYPTGSPIAGECWEKGAAWAELEWDLPDERPWLTVTDGGVLEGAQGEVALTGSGEPLSYWTATGDQLSQIAQRFGITVADLVYLNPGRRLSLDPTMAYAEETLNLSKDARRDIPQQ; via the coding sequence GTGGCTCGATCGACGACTCTGACCGCAGCGTTAGTGGCGCTGCTGGCGCTCACGGCGTGCACCTCTCCGCCGCCCGCCCCCGCCGAGACACCCGAGCGGGCAGTCTCGGCGCCGGAGCCCGTCGTGGTGCCGGTTGGCGAGGTGGCCCGCGGCGAGCTGGTCTCGCCGGACGGCTCCACGTCCGGTTCGATCACGGTGAACTTCGACGGCGACGGGTACTTCGCTCGTCTCGAGGACTACGAGACGACGTATACGGGCGCCCTGAGTCTCGGATTCACCGACGAGCTCCTCGCCCCCGGTGACTGCGCCTACGAGAAGTACCAGACGGCCTTCGCCCTGGGCAGCCCCTGGCCGGACGGCGAAATGAGGCTGGAGTACGCCGACCCGAGCTTCTTCGACACCGCCGTGGTGATCTACTACCCGACCGGCTCACCCATCGCCGGCGAGTGCTGGGAGAAGGGTGCCGCCTGGGCCGAGCTCGAGTGGGACCTACCCGACGAGCGGCCGTGGCTCACCGTGACGGATGGCGGCGTTCTCGAGGGAGCGCAGGGCGAGGTAGCCCTCACCGGGTCGGGGGAGCCGCTGAGTTACTGGACCGCCACGGGCGACCAGCTCAGCCAGATCGCTCAGCGCTTCGGCATCACCGTCGCGGATCTCGTCTACCTCAACCCGGGCCGCAGATTGTCGCTCGACCCGACGATGGCCTACGCCGAGGAGACGCTGAACCTGTCGAAGGACGCGCGCCGCGACATCCCGCAGCAGTAG
- a CDS encoding LysM peptidoglycan-binding domain-containing protein produces MIRSMTVLLVLLALAGCAAADEPAPVQPEVAASAAAKVADSGVADAATGAVDYENGSPLNYTSAAGDHVDAIAERFGMTVAELEQLNPTLDSRELVESGTVILLR; encoded by the coding sequence ATGATCCGCTCGATGACCGTGCTGCTGGTTCTGCTCGCGCTTGCGGGCTGCGCCGCGGCGGACGAGCCGGCGCCGGTGCAACCGGAGGTCGCCGCGTCCGCGGCTGCGAAGGTCGCCGACTCGGGCGTGGCCGATGCAGCCACCGGCGCGGTCGACTACGAGAACGGTTCGCCGCTGAACTACACGAGCGCGGCGGGCGACCACGTCGATGCGATCGCCGAGCGATTCGGCATGACGGTCGCCGAACTCGAGCAACTCAATCCGACCCTGGATTCCCGCGAGCTGGTCGAGTCCGGGACCGTCATCCTGCTTCGATAG
- a CDS encoding DUF937 domain-containing protein: MSDLDGLLATIPVGDIAKKLGVDEATAESAVKQILPALVGGMAANSTDEAGAKSLEKALGKHSGRSVSVADVDEADGEKIVNNVFGAKKREVVTAVAAKSEKADESLISKLLPILAPIVLAWLASQFFNKKEEAAAPATPAAKKESGGGGIGDLLGGLVGSKQGQDMLGGLLGGLLGGGKK, encoded by the coding sequence ATGTCTGATCTTGACGGCCTACTGGCCACCATCCCCGTCGGTGACATCGCGAAGAAGCTCGGAGTCGACGAAGCCACTGCGGAATCTGCAGTGAAGCAGATTCTCCCCGCCCTCGTCGGGGGTATGGCAGCCAACTCGACGGACGAGGCCGGAGCGAAGTCGCTCGAGAAGGCCCTCGGCAAGCACTCGGGCCGCTCGGTCAGCGTCGCGGACGTCGACGAGGCCGACGGCGAGAAGATCGTCAACAATGTCTTCGGCGCGAAGAAGCGCGAGGTCGTCACGGCCGTCGCCGCGAAGAGCGAGAAAGCCGACGAGTCGCTCATCTCCAAGCTCCTGCCGATCCTCGCCCCGATCGTTCTCGCCTGGCTCGCCTCGCAGTTCTTCAACAAGAAGGAAGAAGCCGCCGCGCCCGCCACGCCCGCCGCGAAGAAGGAGTCCGGTGGTGGCGGCATCGGCGACCTGCTCGGCGGGCTCGTCGGCAGCAAGCAGGGCCAGGACATGCTGGGTGGTCTCCTTGGCGGCCTGCTCGGCGGCGGCAAGAAATAG
- the argC gene encoding N-acetyl-gamma-glutamyl-phosphate reductase: MPLSVAVAGASGYAGGELLRLLADHPDFVVTTVTAFSNAGQPLIAAQPHLRSLAHLTLVDTTPENLAGHDVVFLALPHGKSGAITAQLPEGTLVIDCGADHRLTSEQDWADFYGGDFFGAWTYGLPELVHADGSKQRDELVGATRIAVPGCNVTAITLGLAPGIQSGLLEPTDIVAVLAVGPSGAGKALKPELLASELMGSASAYGVGGVHRHTPEIRQNLAVAGGVGVTVSFTPVLVPMSRGILATSTAKLAPGATAASVRAAFENAYADEPFVHLLPAGQFPRTADTVGANVALIGLAVDEAAGRVVTITAIDNLVKGTAGAAVQSANLALGLAESAGLSVNGVAP, encoded by the coding sequence ATGCCTCTTTCCGTTGCTGTTGCCGGCGCCAGTGGGTACGCCGGAGGTGAGCTTCTCCGGTTGCTCGCCGACCATCCCGACTTCGTCGTCACGACCGTCACCGCGTTCTCGAACGCGGGCCAGCCGCTCATCGCCGCGCAGCCGCACCTGCGCTCGCTCGCGCATCTGACGCTCGTCGACACCACCCCCGAGAACCTCGCCGGACACGACGTGGTCTTCCTCGCCCTCCCGCACGGCAAGTCGGGTGCGATCACCGCGCAGCTGCCCGAGGGCACGCTCGTGATCGACTGCGGCGCCGACCACCGCCTGACGAGCGAGCAGGACTGGGCCGACTTCTACGGCGGCGACTTTTTCGGGGCCTGGACCTACGGCCTGCCCGAGCTGGTTCACGCCGACGGTTCGAAGCAGCGGGATGAGCTCGTCGGCGCTACCCGCATCGCGGTTCCGGGATGCAACGTGACCGCGATCACGCTGGGTCTCGCCCCTGGCATCCAGTCCGGTCTGCTCGAGCCCACGGACATCGTCGCCGTGCTCGCCGTGGGACCGTCGGGAGCCGGCAAGGCGCTCAAACCTGAACTGCTCGCGTCCGAGCTGATGGGTTCGGCCTCGGCCTACGGCGTCGGGGGAGTGCACCGTCACACCCCCGAGATCCGGCAGAATCTGGCCGTCGCGGGTGGTGTCGGTGTGACCGTCTCGTTCACGCCGGTTCTGGTGCCGATGTCCCGGGGCATCCTCGCCACCAGTACCGCGAAGCTCGCCCCGGGCGCGACCGCCGCGAGCGTGCGGGCCGCATTCGAGAACGCCTACGCCGACGAGCCGTTCGTCCACCTGCTGCCGGCCGGCCAGTTCCCGCGCACTGCGGACACCGTGGGCGCCAACGTCGCCCTCATCGGTCTCGCCGTTGACGAGGCCGCCGGCCGCGTCGTCACGATCACCGCCATCGACAACCTGGTGAAGGGCACGGCCGGAGCCGCCGTGCAGTCCGCCAACCTCGCCCTCGGCCTCGCCGAGTCTGCGGGCCTCAGCGTCAACGGAGTTGCACCATGA
- the argJ gene encoding bifunctional glutamate N-acetyltransferase/amino-acid acetyltransferase ArgJ, with protein MSVTHAAGFAASGVVAGLKSTGKRDLALVQNLGPRKAAAAVFTSNRAKANPILWSEVVLGDGIVEAVVLNSGGANCFTGSFGFQTSHLTAERVGEKLGVSAGDVVVCSTGLIGVGGQDFRDKVLAGVDSAASVLTNTGGEDAAHAIMTTDSVPKLGVVEGDGWSIGGMAKGAGMLAPGLATMLVVLTTDADVDAPGLDGALRAATRATFDRLDSDGCMSTNDQVTLLASGASGITPSAEDFTAAVTALCADLARQLQADAEGASHNIAIETIHAATEDDAVEVGRSVARSNLFKAAVFGNDPNWGRILAAVGTTGAEFDPYAIDVTINGVRVCASGEPDRPAEDVDLTPRDVHVLIDLKVGDATATILTNDLTHDYVHENSAYSS; from the coding sequence ATGAGCGTCACCCACGCGGCCGGATTCGCCGCCTCAGGAGTCGTCGCCGGCCTCAAGTCGACCGGCAAACGGGACCTCGCCCTGGTGCAGAACCTCGGCCCGCGCAAGGCCGCGGCCGCCGTCTTCACGAGCAACCGCGCGAAGGCCAACCCCATCCTCTGGTCAGAGGTCGTTCTCGGCGACGGGATCGTCGAGGCGGTCGTGCTGAACTCCGGGGGAGCCAACTGCTTCACCGGCAGTTTTGGCTTTCAGACCTCGCACCTCACCGCGGAGCGGGTCGGCGAGAAGCTCGGGGTCAGCGCGGGCGATGTCGTCGTCTGCTCGACCGGCCTCATCGGGGTCGGCGGGCAGGACTTCCGCGACAAGGTTCTCGCCGGTGTCGACTCGGCCGCGTCGGTGCTGACGAACACCGGTGGTGAGGATGCCGCTCACGCCATCATGACCACCGACTCGGTGCCGAAACTCGGCGTCGTCGAGGGCGACGGGTGGTCGATCGGCGGCATGGCGAAGGGTGCGGGTATGCTCGCCCCCGGACTCGCCACCATGCTCGTGGTGCTCACGACCGATGCGGACGTCGACGCCCCGGGTCTCGACGGGGCGCTCCGCGCCGCCACGCGCGCAACCTTCGACCGCCTCGACTCCGACGGCTGTATGTCGACGAACGACCAGGTGACGCTGCTGGCGAGTGGGGCATCCGGAATCACACCGAGTGCCGAGGACTTCACGGCCGCCGTGACCGCCCTGTGCGCGGATCTCGCCCGCCAGCTGCAGGCCGACGCCGAGGGCGCGAGCCACAACATCGCCATCGAGACAATCCACGCCGCGACCGAGGACGACGCCGTCGAGGTGGGCCGTTCGGTCGCCCGCAGCAACTTGTTCAAGGCGGCGGTGTTCGGCAACGATCCCAACTGGGGACGCATCCTCGCCGCGGTGGGAACCACCGGCGCCGAGTTCGACCCCTACGCGATCGACGTCACCATCAACGGTGTGCGGGTGTGCGCGTCGGGCGAGCCTGACCGGCCCGCCGAAGACGTGGACCTCACGCCACGCGACGTGCACGTGCTCATCGACCTCAAGGTCGGCGATGCAACGGCCACGATCCTCACCAACGATCTCACGCACGACTACGTGCACGAGAACAGCGCCTACTCCAGCTGA
- the argB gene encoding acetylglutamate kinase, with protein sequence MGVFREAQELDVPVKTAVLIESLPWLKRFHGQIVVIKFGGNAMVSDELKRAFAEDIAYLNLVGVKPVVVHGGGPQISARLAELGIESEFVGGYRVTTPEVMAVAKQVLSEQISVDLKDLIEEHGDLAAVLEEGTFTGVKRGVVVGGEFVDIGRVGDVVAVDPSAILDVIASGRTPVISSVAHDAEGEPLNVNADAAASALAVSLGAAKLIVLTDVAGLYRDWPNRESLISIIDTVELTELIPSLESGMIPKMTACLEAVNGGVAKAAIIDGRTPHSILLEIFTHSGIGTEVVPA encoded by the coding sequence ATGGGTGTCTTTCGGGAAGCCCAGGAGCTCGACGTGCCGGTGAAGACCGCGGTGCTCATCGAGTCGCTGCCGTGGCTCAAGCGTTTCCACGGCCAGATCGTGGTGATCAAGTTCGGCGGCAACGCGATGGTGAGCGACGAACTCAAGCGCGCGTTCGCTGAGGACATCGCCTACCTCAACCTCGTCGGGGTCAAGCCCGTAGTGGTTCACGGCGGAGGACCCCAGATCTCGGCACGTCTCGCCGAGCTCGGCATAGAGAGCGAGTTCGTCGGGGGCTACCGGGTGACGACCCCCGAGGTCATGGCCGTCGCGAAGCAGGTGCTGAGCGAGCAGATCAGCGTTGATCTCAAGGACCTCATCGAGGAGCACGGCGACCTCGCCGCAGTGCTCGAGGAGGGCACCTTCACCGGCGTCAAGCGCGGTGTGGTGGTGGGCGGCGAGTTCGTCGACATCGGCCGCGTCGGCGACGTGGTCGCGGTCGACCCGAGCGCCATCCTCGACGTGATCGCCTCCGGCCGCACCCCGGTCATCTCCTCTGTCGCCCATGACGCCGAGGGTGAACCGCTCAACGTCAACGCCGATGCGGCCGCGTCCGCGCTCGCCGTGTCGCTGGGTGCCGCCAAGCTCATCGTGCTCACGGACGTCGCCGGCCTCTATCGCGACTGGCCCAACCGCGAATCGCTCATCTCGATCATCGATACGGTCGAGCTCACCGAGCTCATCCCGAGCCTCGAATCGGGCATGATCCCGAAGATGACGGCCTGCCTCGAGGCAGTGAACGGGGGAGTGGCGAAGGCCGCGATCATCGACGGACGCACCCCGCACTCGATCCTGCTCGAGATCTTCACCCATAGCGGCATCGGCACGGAGGTAGTACCCGCATGA
- a CDS encoding acetylornithine transaminase, whose product MTWRNDFSTAMMGSAPSPLTLLERGEGAYVWDVDGKRYLDFLAGIAVNSLGHAHPALVEAVTRQISTLAHVSNYFATEPQIALAQNLRRISGAGERGRVFFGNSGAEAIEAAIKLARRNGQHKTIVALTNSFHGRTMGSVSLTGKPALREAFMPLLPGVDHIDSTIEALEAVNWADVSALVLEPIKGEAGVVELPAGFLKRARQLTAEHGALLILDEIQTGIGRTGSWFAFQQHDIVPDAIAVAKGLAGGVPIGALVTFGDASDLFELGQHGSTFGGNPLATAAGNAVIEEIERAGLVENAKVRGEQLRAALTGLPLVAEVRGSGLLIGVGLSEPVAQRVSAAALELGLIVNAANDTSIRLAPPLIIGDAEIAEFITLFTQALEASA is encoded by the coding sequence ATGACCTGGCGCAACGATTTCAGCACGGCCATGATGGGCTCCGCCCCGTCACCGCTCACCCTGCTCGAGCGAGGCGAGGGCGCCTACGTGTGGGACGTCGACGGCAAGCGCTACCTGGACTTCCTCGCAGGCATCGCGGTGAACTCGCTCGGCCACGCGCATCCTGCGCTCGTCGAGGCGGTCACCCGCCAGATCTCGACACTCGCGCATGTCTCCAACTACTTCGCGACCGAGCCGCAGATCGCGCTCGCCCAGAACCTGCGCCGCATCAGCGGTGCGGGGGAGCGCGGTCGCGTCTTCTTCGGCAACTCGGGTGCGGAGGCGATCGAGGCGGCCATCAAGCTCGCGCGCCGCAACGGCCAGCACAAGACGATCGTCGCGCTCACCAACTCGTTCCACGGCCGCACCATGGGGTCCGTCTCACTCACCGGCAAGCCCGCGCTGCGTGAGGCATTTATGCCCCTGCTGCCGGGAGTCGACCACATCGACTCGACCATCGAAGCGCTCGAGGCGGTGAACTGGGCGGATGTCTCGGCTCTCGTTCTCGAACCGATCAAGGGCGAGGCCGGCGTCGTCGAGCTGCCGGCGGGTTTCCTGAAGCGAGCCCGCCAACTCACCGCGGAGCACGGCGCCCTGCTCATCCTCGATGAGATCCAGACCGGCATCGGACGCACGGGCTCCTGGTTCGCGTTCCAGCAGCACGACATCGTGCCCGACGCGATCGCGGTTGCCAAGGGACTGGCGGGAGGCGTGCCGATCGGTGCCCTCGTGACGTTCGGCGACGCGTCGGACCTGTTCGAGCTCGGCCAGCACGGCAGCACCTTCGGCGGCAATCCGCTCGCGACAGCGGCGGGCAACGCGGTCATCGAGGAGATCGAGCGCGCGGGCCTCGTCGAGAACGCAAAGGTGCGGGGCGAGCAGTTGCGCGCTGCTCTCACCGGTCTCCCGCTCGTCGCCGAGGTGCGCGGTTCCGGCCTGCTCATCGGCGTCGGGCTCAGCGAACCCGTCGCGCAGCGCGTGAGCGCCGCCGCCCTCGAGCTCGGCCTGATCGTCAACGCCGCCAACGACACGAGCATCCGCCTCGCACCACCCCTGATCATCGGCGACGCCGAGATCGCCGAGTTCATCACACTGTTCACCCAGGCACTGGAGGCCTCCGCATGA
- the argF gene encoding ornithine carbamoyltransferase translates to MTRHFLRDDDLTQSEQTAILDLAEQLKKDRYATKPLAGPQTVAVIFDKSSTRTRVSFAVGVADLGGSPLIISTASSQLGGKETPSDTARVLERMVSMIVWRTYGQAGLEEMAAGTTVPVINALSDDFHPCQLLADLLTIREHRGELKGLTVTFLGDGRSNMGQSYLLACAVAGMHVRVASPADYTPDDAVVADADAVASETGGSVTLYTDPVEAVAGVDVVVTDTWVSMGKEDEKAARIATFGAYQVNAELMALAKPDALFLHCLPADRGFEVSADVIDGPQSVIWDEAENRQHAQKALMVWLLEQD, encoded by the coding sequence ATGACCCGCCACTTCCTTCGCGACGACGATCTGACCCAGTCCGAGCAGACAGCGATCCTCGACCTCGCCGAACAGCTGAAGAAGGATCGCTACGCAACCAAGCCGCTCGCCGGCCCGCAGACGGTCGCCGTGATCTTCGACAAGTCCTCGACCCGCACGCGTGTCTCCTTCGCCGTGGGCGTCGCCGACCTCGGCGGCTCACCGCTCATCATCTCGACGGCCAGCAGCCAGCTCGGCGGCAAGGAGACCCCCTCCGACACCGCGCGTGTGCTCGAGCGCATGGTGTCGATGATCGTTTGGCGCACTTACGGCCAGGCCGGCCTCGAGGAGATGGCTGCGGGCACCACCGTCCCCGTCATCAACGCGCTCAGCGACGACTTCCACCCGTGCCAGCTGCTCGCCGACCTGCTCACCATCCGCGAACACCGTGGTGAGCTCAAGGGTCTCACCGTGACCTTCCTCGGCGACGGCCGTTCCAACATGGGACAGTCGTACCTGCTCGCGTGCGCCGTCGCGGGCATGCACGTGCGCGTCGCCAGCCCGGCCGACTATACGCCGGATGACGCGGTCGTCGCGGATGCGGACGCTGTGGCATCCGAAACCGGCGGATCGGTCACGCTCTACACCGACCCGGTCGAAGCAGTTGCGGGCGTGGACGTCGTGGTCACCGACACCTGGGTGTCTATGGGCAAGGAGGACGAGAAGGCCGCACGCATCGCCACCTTCGGTGCGTACCAGGTGAACGCCGAGCTGATGGCGCTCGCGAAGCCCGATGCGCTCTTCCTGCACTGCCTGCCCGCCGACCGCGGCTTCGAGGTCTCCGCCGACGTCATCGACGGACCGCAGAGCGTCATCTGGGATGAGGCGGAGAACCGCCAGCACGCCCAGAAGGCGCTGATGGTCTGGCTGCTGGAGCAGGATTGA
- a CDS encoding heparan-alpha-glucosaminide N-acetyltransferase domain-containing protein, which translates to MTTAEAVAEASWRVSVKRRLRAYGSPGTSRIIGIDIARGLAVLGMFAAHIGITENFDWGTPSTWLDVVNGRSSILFAVLAGVSIALISGRRVPLEGVPLLQARTRIFTRAVLIFAIGGVLEFLGTGVAVILPMYALLFVLSLPFLRWKPWMLFTLAGVLALVMPFLQLVLTLVTSTSYTSSAFITLLVSGTYPGMIWIVFLLTGLGVGRLDLAAKRTRLVLLGTGLVLAIVGYGIGALGDALSPEPPGSSSSSSSSSSGEIEEGVPAKDLDLDGLVCDDYGDGFISCYPPDFSGPIDEGVTAPEDEYGIESLGGALGGLLSARPHSGTTTEVMGSTGFALCVIVLCLFAAGWRGSRWALYPIAATGSMALTAYSVHVFAISFLGEAAWENNTTLGWFIAGALVLCSAWAVCFGRGPLERLLSDVSRQAASFAEPRDEASGTPSLESQPQHSFGESQK; encoded by the coding sequence TTGACGACGGCTGAGGCCGTTGCGGAGGCCAGCTGGCGCGTCTCGGTGAAGCGTCGGCTGCGCGCCTACGGGTCTCCGGGCACGAGTCGCATCATCGGCATCGACATCGCGCGTGGTCTCGCCGTGCTCGGCATGTTCGCCGCGCACATCGGCATCACGGAGAACTTCGACTGGGGCACGCCCTCGACCTGGCTCGACGTGGTCAACGGTCGATCGTCCATCCTCTTCGCGGTCCTCGCCGGGGTCTCGATCGCCCTCATCTCGGGCCGCCGGGTTCCGCTCGAGGGTGTGCCGCTGCTGCAGGCGCGTACCCGCATCTTCACGCGTGCAGTGCTCATTTTCGCGATTGGCGGGGTGCTCGAGTTCCTCGGCACGGGCGTCGCTGTGATCCTGCCGATGTACGCGCTGCTGTTCGTGCTCTCGCTGCCCTTCCTGCGCTGGAAGCCGTGGATGCTGTTCACCCTCGCCGGTGTTCTCGCACTGGTCATGCCCTTCCTGCAACTCGTGCTCACGCTGGTCACGAGCACCTCCTACACGTCGAGCGCATTCATCACCCTGCTCGTCTCCGGCACCTACCCGGGCATGATCTGGATCGTGTTCCTGCTCACCGGTCTGGGCGTCGGGCGTCTCGACCTCGCGGCGAAGCGCACGCGCCTGGTGCTGCTGGGCACCGGCCTGGTGCTCGCCATCGTCGGCTACGGCATTGGCGCCCTCGGTGACGCACTCTCGCCCGAGCCGCCCGGCAGTTCATCCTCGTCGAGTTCCTCCTCGTCTGGCGAGATCGAGGAGGGCGTACCCGCGAAAGACCTCGACCTCGACGGCCTCGTCTGTGACGACTATGGCGACGGGTTCATCTCCTGCTACCCGCCCGACTTCTCCGGCCCGATCGACGAAGGAGTCACCGCACCCGAAGACGAGTACGGCATCGAGTCGCTGGGTGGCGCGCTCGGCGGCCTGCTCAGCGCCCGACCGCACTCCGGCACCACGACCGAGGTCATGGGCTCTACCGGGTTCGCCCTGTGTGTCATCGTCCTCTGCCTCTTTGCCGCGGGATGGCGCGGCTCCCGCTGGGCCCTCTACCCGATCGCCGCTACCGGCTCGATGGCGCTCACCGCCTACTCGGTGCACGTGTTCGCCATCTCCTTCCTCGGCGAGGCCGCTTGGGAGAACAACACGACCCTCGGGTGGTTCATCGCCGGGGCACTCGTGTTGTGCTCCGCGTGGGCCGTGTGCTTTGGCCGCGGACCGCTCGAGCGCCTGCTCTCGGACGTGTCGCGCCAGGCGGCGAGCTTCGCGGAGCCGCGCGACGAGGCATCCGGTACCCCTTCGCTAGAATCACAACCACAACACTCGTTTGGAGAATCACAGAAATGA
- a CDS encoding argininosuccinate synthase, whose translation MTERVVLAYSGGLDTSVGIGWLKDATGKEVVALAVDVGQGGEDMDDIRQRALDCGAVESIVVDAKDEFAADFLMPALKANAMYQKTYPLVSALSRPVIAKHLALTAKALGADSVAHGCTGKGNDQVRFEAAVAALAPDLTSIAPVRDLALTRDKAIIYAEEHNLPIRQSAKNPYSIDKNVWGRAVETGFLEDPWNAPIEDLYEYTQDPSVFQEADEVVITFEAGIPVAIDGVQLSPLAIIEELNAVAGKHGVGRIDVVEDRLVGIKSREVYEAPGAVALIAAHEALESLTLERDVNRYKRSVEAEWSNLVYDGLWFSGLKRSLDAFIDHTQKYVSGDIRLKLQGGRAVVTGQKSEQSLYDFSLATYDTGDTFDQSLSKGFIEIWSLPSKISARRDASAS comes from the coding sequence ATGACGGAACGCGTCGTCCTCGCCTACTCGGGCGGACTGGACACCTCGGTAGGAATCGGTTGGCTCAAGGACGCGACGGGCAAAGAGGTAGTAGCCCTCGCCGTCGACGTCGGACAGGGCGGCGAGGACATGGATGACATCCGCCAGCGCGCCCTCGACTGTGGTGCCGTCGAGTCGATCGTCGTCGACGCCAAGGACGAGTTCGCCGCCGACTTCCTGATGCCGGCCCTCAAGGCAAATGCCATGTACCAGAAGACCTACCCGCTGGTCTCGGCGCTCAGCCGTCCGGTCATCGCCAAGCACCTCGCCCTCACGGCGAAGGCCCTCGGTGCCGATAGTGTGGCGCACGGCTGCACCGGCAAGGGCAACGACCAGGTGCGCTTCGAGGCCGCCGTCGCAGCCCTCGCACCCGACCTGACGAGCATCGCCCCGGTGCGCGACCTCGCCCTCACCCGCGACAAGGCGATCATCTACGCGGAGGAGCACAACCTGCCGATCCGCCAGAGCGCCAAGAACCCGTACTCGATCGACAAGAACGTCTGGGGCCGCGCGGTCGAGACCGGCTTCCTCGAGGACCCGTGGAACGCGCCCATCGAGGACCTGTACGAATACACCCAGGACCCGTCCGTCTTTCAGGAGGCTGACGAGGTCGTCATCACGTTCGAGGCGGGCATCCCCGTCGCGATCGACGGTGTGCAGCTCTCGCCGCTCGCCATCATCGAGGAGCTCAACGCGGTCGCCGGCAAGCACGGCGTTGGTCGCATCGACGTCGTCGAGGACCGCCTCGTCGGCATCAAGAGCCGCGAGGTCTATGAGGCCCCCGGCGCCGTGGCGCTCATCGCCGCGCACGAGGCCCTCGAGTCGCTGACCCTCGAGCGCGACGTCAACCGCTACAAGCGCTCGGTCGAGGCCGAATGGTCGAACCTGGTCTACGACGGCCTCTGGTTCTCGGGCCTCAAGCGCAGCCTCGACGCCTTCATCGACCACACCCAGAAGTACGTGTCGGGCGACATCCGCCTCAAGCTGCAGGGCGGCCGCGCGGTCGTTACCGGACAGAAGAGCGAGCAGAGCCTTTACGACTTCAGCCTGGCCACCTACGACACCGGCGACACGTTCGACCAGTCGCTGTCGAAGGGCTTCATCGAGATCTGGTCGCTGCCGAGCAAGATCTCGGCGCGCCGCGACGCATCGGCGTCCTAG